A single region of the Halorussus gelatinilyticus genome encodes:
- a CDS encoding AAA family ATPase: MDQPTATQRCERVLDAVSSAVVADEEFLETVLTGILARGHVLLEDVPGTGKTLTARSFADALGLSFSRIQFTPDLLPADITGSNVYDEGTGEFEFSPGPVFANVVLADEINRAPPKTQAALLEAMGEGQVTVDGTTHALPDPFFVLATQNPVEQEGTFGLPEAQRDRFIVKTTMGYPEFEGERELVDRRADRTAKAPSVGSVVEGREVAAIQRVLESVRVDGKLRDYVVALGRATRQDDRVAVGVSPRGIQRLFEAARASAVVSGRDYVVPDDVKRVAEPTFAHRLVLTDEASVRGADRSAVVADVLERVEVPAVKSSA, from the coding sequence ATGGACCAACCCACCGCGACCCAGCGTTGCGAGCGCGTCCTCGATGCGGTCAGTTCGGCGGTCGTCGCCGACGAGGAGTTCCTCGAAACCGTCCTCACGGGGATTCTGGCCCGCGGGCACGTCCTGCTGGAAGACGTGCCCGGCACCGGGAAGACCCTGACCGCGCGGTCGTTCGCCGACGCGCTCGGTCTCTCGTTCTCGCGCATCCAGTTTACGCCCGACCTGCTCCCGGCGGACATCACCGGGTCGAACGTCTACGACGAGGGAACCGGCGAGTTCGAGTTCTCGCCCGGTCCCGTCTTCGCCAACGTCGTCCTCGCCGACGAGATAAACCGCGCGCCGCCGAAGACGCAGGCCGCGCTGCTCGAAGCGATGGGCGAGGGACAGGTCACGGTGGACGGCACGACCCACGCGCTCCCCGACCCGTTCTTCGTCCTCGCCACGCAGAACCCCGTGGAGCAGGAGGGCACCTTCGGCCTGCCCGAGGCCCAGCGCGACCGCTTCATCGTCAAGACGACGATGGGCTACCCCGAGTTCGAGGGCGAGCGCGAACTGGTGGACCGGCGCGCCGACCGCACCGCCAAGGCCCCGAGCGTCGGGTCGGTCGTGGAGGGCCGGGAGGTCGCGGCCATCCAGCGCGTCCTCGAATCGGTCCGCGTGGACGGGAAACTGCGCGACTACGTGGTCGCGCTCGGCCGAGCGACCCGCCAAGACGACCGCGTGGCGGTGGGCGTCTCGCCGCGGGGCATCCAGCGACTCTTCGAGGCGGCGCGCGCCAGCGCGGTCGTCTCGGGCCGCGACTACGTCGTCCCCGACGACGTGAAGCGCGTCGCCGAACCGACCTTCGCACACCGCCTCGTGCTGACCGACGAGGCGAGCGTCCGCGGGGCCGACCGGAGCGCGGTCGTCGCGGACGTGCTGGAGCGCGTGGAGGTTCCG